A window of Cyclopterus lumpus isolate fCycLum1 chromosome 14, fCycLum1.pri, whole genome shotgun sequence contains these coding sequences:
- the si:dkey-71l1.1 gene encoding mitochondrial import receptor subunit TOM40B isoform X3, whose protein sequence is MGSVLALSSSPGRQNWPFSTDPPPSHWDAHPAHWDSPPRWERRDGRLPNPGSFHSLHRSCKDVFPQQIEGVKMILNKTLSSFFKVSHTLHLSAVSPSYYRFHVEHLQSDDYSKDKDAPALIGEMDSSGSLNAHALLHLTERVRARTVFQTQQSQFVTWQFETEYRGNDFTAAVTVANPDIIRESVILVAHFLQSVSSGLVVGGELVYHRGRAEEGGILTLAGQYSRPNWVATLNAGKGGAHASYYHRANKQIQVGVEFEASTRTQETTTSFGYQMELPEANMVFRGMINSRCIIGGVLEKRLTPLPATLIMGAFVNHRGDKLQVGLGINVG, encoded by the exons ATGGGCAGTGTTCTGGCTTTGTCATCCAGTCCGGGCCGTCAGAACTGGCCTTTCTCCACGGACCCCCCTCCTTCTCACTGGGACGCACACCCTGCTCACTGGGACAGTCCGCCACGctgggagaggagagatggCCGCCTACCCAACCCAGGCAGCTTTCACTCTCTCCACAGGAGCTGCAAAG ATGTGTTTCCTCAACAGATTGAGGGAGTCAAGATGATCCTCAATAAAACTCTGAGCAGCTTCTTCAAG GTCAGTCATACTCTCCACCTCAGTGCTGTCAGTCCTTCGTACTATCGTTTCCACGTAGAGCATCTGCAGTCTGATGATTACAGCAAGGACAAG GATGCACCAGCACTGATCGGTGAGATGGATTCTTCAGGCAGTCTGAATGCTCACGCTCTGCTGCATCTCACTGAGCGAGTACGAGCCAGAACAGTGTTCCAG ACCCAGCAGTCCCAGTTTGTAACGTGGCAGTTTGAAACTGAGTACAGAGGGAATGACTTCACTGCTGCTGTGACAGTTGCCAATCCTGACATCATCAGAGAGTCAG TTATCCTTGTGGCACATTTCCTTCAGAGTGTGTCTTCTGGGCTGGTTGTAGGAGGGGAGCTGGTTTACCATCGGGGCagagcagaggaaggaggaattCTTACTCTGGCTGGACAGTACTCAA GACCCAACTGGGTGGCGACGCTGAATGCTGGGAAAGGAGGTGCCCATGCTAGCTACTATCATAGAGCCAACAAACAG ATCCAAGTCGGGGTGGAGTTTGAGGCCAGTACCAGGACACAGGAGACCACAACTTCATTTGGGTACCAGATGGAGCTCCCAGAGGCCAACATGGTCTTTCGAG gtatGATAAACAGTCGGTGCATAATAGGAGGCGTGTTGGAGAAGCGTTTGACCCCGCTCCCTGCTACCCTGATTATGGGGGCCTTTGTAAATCACCGTGGTGACAAGCTGCAAGTCGGCCTGGGCATCAACGTGGGATAA
- the si:dkey-71l1.1 gene encoding mitochondrial import receptor subunit TOM40B isoform X1, with the protein MDIGNFISLYKRLCAHMGSVLALSSSPGRQNWPFSTDPPPSHWDAHPAHWDSPPRWERRDGRLPNPGSFHSLHRSCKDVFPQQIEGVKMILNKTLSSFFKVSHTLHLSAVSPSYYRFHVEHLQSDDYSKDKDAPALIGEMDSSGSLNAHALLHLTERVRARTVFQTQQSQFVTWQFETEYRGNDFTAAVTVANPDIIRESVILVAHFLQSVSSGLVVGGELVYHRGRAEEGGILTLAGQYSRPNWVATLNAGKGGAHASYYHRANKQIQVGVEFEASTRTQETTTSFGYQMELPEANMVFRGMINSRCIIGGVLEKRLTPLPATLIMGAFVNHRGDKLQVGLGINVG; encoded by the exons ATGGACATTGGGAACTTCATCAGTTTATACAA GAGGTTGTGCGCCCACATGGGCAGTGTTCTGGCTTTGTCATCCAGTCCGGGCCGTCAGAACTGGCCTTTCTCCACGGACCCCCCTCCTTCTCACTGGGACGCACACCCTGCTCACTGGGACAGTCCGCCACGctgggagaggagagatggCCGCCTACCCAACCCAGGCAGCTTTCACTCTCTCCACAGGAGCTGCAAAG ATGTGTTTCCTCAACAGATTGAGGGAGTCAAGATGATCCTCAATAAAACTCTGAGCAGCTTCTTCAAG GTCAGTCATACTCTCCACCTCAGTGCTGTCAGTCCTTCGTACTATCGTTTCCACGTAGAGCATCTGCAGTCTGATGATTACAGCAAGGACAAG GATGCACCAGCACTGATCGGTGAGATGGATTCTTCAGGCAGTCTGAATGCTCACGCTCTGCTGCATCTCACTGAGCGAGTACGAGCCAGAACAGTGTTCCAG ACCCAGCAGTCCCAGTTTGTAACGTGGCAGTTTGAAACTGAGTACAGAGGGAATGACTTCACTGCTGCTGTGACAGTTGCCAATCCTGACATCATCAGAGAGTCAG TTATCCTTGTGGCACATTTCCTTCAGAGTGTGTCTTCTGGGCTGGTTGTAGGAGGGGAGCTGGTTTACCATCGGGGCagagcagaggaaggaggaattCTTACTCTGGCTGGACAGTACTCAA GACCCAACTGGGTGGCGACGCTGAATGCTGGGAAAGGAGGTGCCCATGCTAGCTACTATCATAGAGCCAACAAACAG ATCCAAGTCGGGGTGGAGTTTGAGGCCAGTACCAGGACACAGGAGACCACAACTTCATTTGGGTACCAGATGGAGCTCCCAGAGGCCAACATGGTCTTTCGAG gtatGATAAACAGTCGGTGCATAATAGGAGGCGTGTTGGAGAAGCGTTTGACCCCGCTCCCTGCTACCCTGATTATGGGGGCCTTTGTAAATCACCGTGGTGACAAGCTGCAAGTCGGCCTGGGCATCAACGTGGGATAA
- the si:dkey-71l1.1 gene encoding mitochondrial import receptor subunit TOM40B isoform X2, which yields MLLLSRRLCAHMGSVLALSSSPGRQNWPFSTDPPPSHWDAHPAHWDSPPRWERRDGRLPNPGSFHSLHRSCKDVFPQQIEGVKMILNKTLSSFFKVSHTLHLSAVSPSYYRFHVEHLQSDDYSKDKDAPALIGEMDSSGSLNAHALLHLTERVRARTVFQTQQSQFVTWQFETEYRGNDFTAAVTVANPDIIRESVILVAHFLQSVSSGLVVGGELVYHRGRAEEGGILTLAGQYSRPNWVATLNAGKGGAHASYYHRANKQIQVGVEFEASTRTQETTTSFGYQMELPEANMVFRGMINSRCIIGGVLEKRLTPLPATLIMGAFVNHRGDKLQVGLGINVG from the exons ATGCTCCTTTTGTcaag GAGGTTGTGCGCCCACATGGGCAGTGTTCTGGCTTTGTCATCCAGTCCGGGCCGTCAGAACTGGCCTTTCTCCACGGACCCCCCTCCTTCTCACTGGGACGCACACCCTGCTCACTGGGACAGTCCGCCACGctgggagaggagagatggCCGCCTACCCAACCCAGGCAGCTTTCACTCTCTCCACAGGAGCTGCAAAG ATGTGTTTCCTCAACAGATTGAGGGAGTCAAGATGATCCTCAATAAAACTCTGAGCAGCTTCTTCAAG GTCAGTCATACTCTCCACCTCAGTGCTGTCAGTCCTTCGTACTATCGTTTCCACGTAGAGCATCTGCAGTCTGATGATTACAGCAAGGACAAG GATGCACCAGCACTGATCGGTGAGATGGATTCTTCAGGCAGTCTGAATGCTCACGCTCTGCTGCATCTCACTGAGCGAGTACGAGCCAGAACAGTGTTCCAG ACCCAGCAGTCCCAGTTTGTAACGTGGCAGTTTGAAACTGAGTACAGAGGGAATGACTTCACTGCTGCTGTGACAGTTGCCAATCCTGACATCATCAGAGAGTCAG TTATCCTTGTGGCACATTTCCTTCAGAGTGTGTCTTCTGGGCTGGTTGTAGGAGGGGAGCTGGTTTACCATCGGGGCagagcagaggaaggaggaattCTTACTCTGGCTGGACAGTACTCAA GACCCAACTGGGTGGCGACGCTGAATGCTGGGAAAGGAGGTGCCCATGCTAGCTACTATCATAGAGCCAACAAACAG ATCCAAGTCGGGGTGGAGTTTGAGGCCAGTACCAGGACACAGGAGACCACAACTTCATTTGGGTACCAGATGGAGCTCCCAGAGGCCAACATGGTCTTTCGAG gtatGATAAACAGTCGGTGCATAATAGGAGGCGTGTTGGAGAAGCGTTTGACCCCGCTCCCTGCTACCCTGATTATGGGGGCCTTTGTAAATCACCGTGGTGACAAGCTGCAAGTCGGCCTGGGCATCAACGTGGGATAA
- the fdxacb1 gene encoding ferredoxin-fold anticodon-binding domain-containing protein 1 isoform X1, which produces MWGFVGSGKQRKVPYVLFHIGLIYPRHCVQRKLLQLYLESETCITATCLQHQEEALRHQGAADNIKMIRDSGGAVLFEVDCTKLGECASLRGCVFDRVVFNFPHCGRKSGVKKNRELLKNFFLSCGQVLSEDGEVHVSLCNGQGGTPADQPRREWHNSWQVAAMAAEAHLVLSDVHAFERENYQSYKCTGYRSQDKGFHVEKGLLHVFTHSLPYTSAQILKVEEAVEGDRVLYNMPAELSDYIFRGFLHSGSAHPVRLVQDFLLKGLAEKWSVSMTTETIPFLLTAKQLQACGCDVDVTDCYRIHLLQKGVNSDISTSTDKGKDPLLDSQGRTDTQDTPATTCLTSDKVDRVKSKGAESLTSACLLDIDPEGESGLYMLRPSLLPQMEELLTKKEELVNNAGGHGEDKGDNKSVGVEGHKKEGSCGGCNGVASMLFGISGLVFKNVHVTLWNLPAFHELLLTGVFPSECEPIKLLGQRLETLLAPYGVSFVTGQGGLRMMAQSKGLVGKVFASNTSDNMSNVSVTVSLNLDLLSTLVFSLPDWRLLWSHDPHFLQQFELHPSPGTPFHPLSLFPEHFSFDISFWTGPTWEERKFHAVIREASRGTVEQVKLMDTFSHPDLSQTSYCYRLIYHSNTHALSHTQALQFHKDLETSLTSRLQVTIR; this is translated from the exons atgtGGGGCTTTGTGGGCTCAGGGAAACAACGTAAGGTTCCTTACGTTTTGTTTCATATCGGACTAATATACCCGCGACACTGCGTTCAACGCAAGCTGCTACAg TTATACTTGGAGTCAGAGACCTGCATCACGGCCACTTGCCTGCAGCATCAGGAGGAGGCACTGCGGCATCAAGGCGCAGCCGATAACATTAAGATGATCAGGGACTCCG GTGGGGCGGTGCTGTTCGAGGTGGACTGCACGAAGCTGGGGGAATGTGCCTCTCTTCGAGGCTGTGTATTTGACCGTGTGGTGTTTAACTTTCCTCACTGCGGGAGAAAGAGTGGGGTTAAAAAGAACAGAGAACTTCTCAAAAACTTCTTCCTCAG TTGTGGTCAGGTGTTGTCTGAAGACGGGGAGGTCCATGTTTCCTTGTGCAACGGACAGGGTGGCACACCAGCGGACCAACCAAGGCGAGAGTGGCACAACAGCTGGCAGGTGGCTGCCATGGCAGCAGAGGCCCACCTAGTCCTGAGTGATGTCCATGCTTTTGAGAGGGAGAACTATCAGAGCTACAAGTGCACTGGATACAG GAGCCAGGATAAGGGCTTTCATGTGGAGAAAGGTTTACTCCACGTGTTTACTCACAGCCTGCCCTACACCTCTGCTCAGATACTTAAGGTTGAGGAGGCTGTTGAGGGGGACAGAGTTCTGTACAACATGCCAGCCGAGCTCAGTGATTACATATTCAG GGGATTTCTCCACTCAGGTTCTGCCCACCCTGTCAGGTTGGTGCAAGATTTTCTTCTCAAAGGACTGGCAGAGAAGTGGTCTGTCTCCATGACGACGGAGACcattcccttcctcctcacGGCCAAACAGCTGCAGGCGTGCGGCTGTGACGTTGACGTGACAGACTGCTACCGGATCCACCTGCTTCAGAAAGGCGTCAACTCTGACATCAGTACTTCGACAGACAAAGGAAAAGATCCGTTGTTGGACAGTCAGGGACGAACAGACACCCAAGACACTCCGGCGACTACATGTCTTACCTCAGATAAAGTGGACAGGGTGAAGAGTAAAGGAGCTGAGAGCCTAACGTCTGCATGCTTACTTGATATTGATCCTGAAGGGGAAAGTGGTCTTTATATGCTGCGTCCATCCCTGCTTCCTCAGATGGAAGAGCTTCTAACTAAAAAAGAAGAGTTGGTTAACAATGCAGGGGGTCATGGGGAGGATAAGGGTGATAATAAAAGTGTAGGAGTTGAAGGACATAAGAAGGAGGGGTCCTGTGGGGGCTGTAATGGTGTCGCCAGCATGTTGTTTGGCATCAGCGGCCTGGTGTTCAAGAACGTGCACGTCACCCTCTGGAATCTGCCTGCCTTTCACGAGCTCCTCCTCACAGGTGTGTTCCCCTCAGAATGTGAGCCAATAAAATTGCTTggacaaagactggaaacgctGCTCGCACCCTATGGGGTCTCCTTCGTCACAGGACAGGGGGGTCTGCGTATGATGGCACAGTCAAAGGGTTTGGTTGGTAAGGTGTTTGCAAGCAATACAAGTGACAACATGAGCAATGTCAGTGTCACTGTGTCCCTTAACTTGGACCTTCTTTCCACGCTGGTGTTCTCACTCCCCGACTGGCGGCTGCTGTGGTCACATGACCCACACTTTTTACAACAGTTTGAACTCCACCCATCTCCAGGGACACCTTTCCACCCATTGTCCTTGTTCCCCGAGCACTTCAGCTTTGACATTAGCTTCTGGACAGGGCCGacatgggaggagaggaagttcCACGCTGTAATCCGAGAGGCCAGTCGTGGGACGGTGGAGCAAGTTAAACTCATGGACACGTTCTCGCATCCTGACCTGAGCCAGACCAGTTACTGCTACAGACTCATCTaccactcaaacacacatgctctgtctcacacacaagcCCTCCAGTTTCATAAAGACCTAGAAACCTCTCTTACCTCTCGGTTGCAAGTCACCATCAGGTAG
- the fdxacb1 gene encoding ferredoxin-fold anticodon-binding domain-containing protein 1 isoform X2 has protein sequence MSPLRSMLLVGEGNFSFSASVSQLYLESETCITATCLQHQEEALRHQGAADNIKMIRDSGGAVLFEVDCTKLGECASLRGCVFDRVVFNFPHCGRKSGVKKNRELLKNFFLSCGQVLSEDGEVHVSLCNGQGGTPADQPRREWHNSWQVAAMAAEAHLVLSDVHAFERENYQSYKCTGYRSQDKGFHVEKGLLHVFTHSLPYTSAQILKVEEAVEGDRVLYNMPAELSDYIFRGFLHSGSAHPVRLVQDFLLKGLAEKWSVSMTTETIPFLLTAKQLQACGCDVDVTDCYRIHLLQKGVNSDISTSTDKGKDPLLDSQGRTDTQDTPATTCLTSDKVDRVKSKGAESLTSACLLDIDPEGESGLYMLRPSLLPQMEELLTKKEELVNNAGGHGEDKGDNKSVGVEGHKKEGSCGGCNGVASMLFGISGLVFKNVHVTLWNLPAFHELLLTGVFPSECEPIKLLGQRLETLLAPYGVSFVTGQGGLRMMAQSKGLVGKVFASNTSDNMSNVSVTVSLNLDLLSTLVFSLPDWRLLWSHDPHFLQQFELHPSPGTPFHPLSLFPEHFSFDISFWTGPTWEERKFHAVIREASRGTVEQVKLMDTFSHPDLSQTSYCYRLIYHSNTHALSHTQALQFHKDLETSLTSRLQVTIR, from the exons ATGTCTCCTTTGAGGTCCATGTTGCTGGTGGGAGAAGGGAACTTCTCATTTTCTGCCTCTGTGAGCCAGTTATACTTGGAGTCAGAGACCTGCATCACGGCCACTTGCCTGCAGCATCAGGAGGAGGCACTGCGGCATCAAGGCGCAGCCGATAACATTAAGATGATCAGGGACTCCG GTGGGGCGGTGCTGTTCGAGGTGGACTGCACGAAGCTGGGGGAATGTGCCTCTCTTCGAGGCTGTGTATTTGACCGTGTGGTGTTTAACTTTCCTCACTGCGGGAGAAAGAGTGGGGTTAAAAAGAACAGAGAACTTCTCAAAAACTTCTTCCTCAG TTGTGGTCAGGTGTTGTCTGAAGACGGGGAGGTCCATGTTTCCTTGTGCAACGGACAGGGTGGCACACCAGCGGACCAACCAAGGCGAGAGTGGCACAACAGCTGGCAGGTGGCTGCCATGGCAGCAGAGGCCCACCTAGTCCTGAGTGATGTCCATGCTTTTGAGAGGGAGAACTATCAGAGCTACAAGTGCACTGGATACAG GAGCCAGGATAAGGGCTTTCATGTGGAGAAAGGTTTACTCCACGTGTTTACTCACAGCCTGCCCTACACCTCTGCTCAGATACTTAAGGTTGAGGAGGCTGTTGAGGGGGACAGAGTTCTGTACAACATGCCAGCCGAGCTCAGTGATTACATATTCAG GGGATTTCTCCACTCAGGTTCTGCCCACCCTGTCAGGTTGGTGCAAGATTTTCTTCTCAAAGGACTGGCAGAGAAGTGGTCTGTCTCCATGACGACGGAGACcattcccttcctcctcacGGCCAAACAGCTGCAGGCGTGCGGCTGTGACGTTGACGTGACAGACTGCTACCGGATCCACCTGCTTCAGAAAGGCGTCAACTCTGACATCAGTACTTCGACAGACAAAGGAAAAGATCCGTTGTTGGACAGTCAGGGACGAACAGACACCCAAGACACTCCGGCGACTACATGTCTTACCTCAGATAAAGTGGACAGGGTGAAGAGTAAAGGAGCTGAGAGCCTAACGTCTGCATGCTTACTTGATATTGATCCTGAAGGGGAAAGTGGTCTTTATATGCTGCGTCCATCCCTGCTTCCTCAGATGGAAGAGCTTCTAACTAAAAAAGAAGAGTTGGTTAACAATGCAGGGGGTCATGGGGAGGATAAGGGTGATAATAAAAGTGTAGGAGTTGAAGGACATAAGAAGGAGGGGTCCTGTGGGGGCTGTAATGGTGTCGCCAGCATGTTGTTTGGCATCAGCGGCCTGGTGTTCAAGAACGTGCACGTCACCCTCTGGAATCTGCCTGCCTTTCACGAGCTCCTCCTCACAGGTGTGTTCCCCTCAGAATGTGAGCCAATAAAATTGCTTggacaaagactggaaacgctGCTCGCACCCTATGGGGTCTCCTTCGTCACAGGACAGGGGGGTCTGCGTATGATGGCACAGTCAAAGGGTTTGGTTGGTAAGGTGTTTGCAAGCAATACAAGTGACAACATGAGCAATGTCAGTGTCACTGTGTCCCTTAACTTGGACCTTCTTTCCACGCTGGTGTTCTCACTCCCCGACTGGCGGCTGCTGTGGTCACATGACCCACACTTTTTACAACAGTTTGAACTCCACCCATCTCCAGGGACACCTTTCCACCCATTGTCCTTGTTCCCCGAGCACTTCAGCTTTGACATTAGCTTCTGGACAGGGCCGacatgggaggagaggaagttcCACGCTGTAATCCGAGAGGCCAGTCGTGGGACGGTGGAGCAAGTTAAACTCATGGACACGTTCTCGCATCCTGACCTGAGCCAGACCAGTTACTGCTACAGACTCATCTaccactcaaacacacatgctctgtctcacacacaagcCCTCCAGTTTCATAAAGACCTAGAAACCTCTCTTACCTCTCGGTTGCAAGTCACCATCAGGTAG